The following coding sequences are from one Candidatus Krumholzibacteriia bacterium window:
- a CDS encoding TonB C-terminal domain-containing protein, translated as MASLMRRYFLISFAGHLVVILGGGLLSQALVPSPPAMDSISVGLAVAPAQAMDTVESTPAPEPDPTPAPPVEPERPVSDPVPDPAPDEPEPEPFEPTPPESDLPPPPPPAEIERPERVLSPDAPPEEPELEPREIVPPDPDLPPPPLSGQDLPEPEPVQPRAQTRGDDLTAEDTTETPPTAPKEELGGGAAVQASTAASELEDGYLVRVQRKIGRRWQPTPASALGQSYVSTVVSFRIRPDGRVEGPAVSESSGLTVFD; from the coding sequence TTGGCCTCGCTGATGCGCCGCTATTTCCTGATCTCCTTCGCCGGCCATCTGGTCGTGATCCTGGGCGGCGGACTGCTGTCCCAGGCGCTCGTGCCCTCGCCGCCGGCCATGGACTCGATCTCGGTGGGACTCGCCGTGGCTCCGGCCCAGGCCATGGATACCGTCGAGAGTACCCCCGCGCCCGAGCCCGATCCGACTCCCGCGCCTCCGGTCGAGCCCGAGAGGCCGGTCTCCGACCCCGTTCCCGATCCGGCTCCCGACGAGCCCGAACCCGAGCCCTTCGAGCCGACGCCCCCGGAGTCGGACCTGCCGCCCCCGCCGCCGCCCGCGGAGATCGAGCGGCCCGAGAGGGTGCTGTCGCCCGACGCGCCGCCCGAGGAGCCCGAGCTCGAGCCACGCGAGATCGTGCCGCCCGATCCGGATCTGCCGCCGCCGCCGCTCTCGGGTCAGGACCTGCCCGAGCCGGAGCCGGTCCAGCCGCGGGCGCAGACGCGGGGGGACGACCTGACCGCCGAGGACACGACCGAGACGCCGCCCACCGCGCCGAAGGAGGAGCTCGGTGGGGGTGCGGCCGTGCAGGCGTCGACGGCCGCGTCCGAGCTCGAGGACGGCTACCTGGTCCGCGTGCAGCGGAAGATCGGTCGCCGCTGGCAACCGACGCCGGCGAGCGCGCTGGGACAGAGCTACGTGAGCACGGTCGTCAGCTTCCGGATCCGCCCCGACGGACGGGTCGAGGGCCCGGCCGTGAGCGAGTCCAGTGGGCTGACCGTGTTCGATC
- a CDS encoding biopolymer transporter ExbD, producing MDDDFSILARRDRFRPLADINVTSLVDVTLVLLIIFMLTAPFIQGGVEVELPEARTPASATDEGLVVSVDPEQRVFVDEDVVPLSQLAVELRRIRPAGTEGPVYLRSDQGVPYGFVVRVMGEIKEGGVDDLSLVVEPAGDDPGWPR from the coding sequence ATGGACGACGACTTCTCGATCCTGGCCCGACGCGACCGCTTCCGGCCGCTGGCCGACATCAACGTGACGTCGCTCGTCGACGTCACGCTCGTGCTGTTGATCATCTTCATGCTCACCGCACCCTTCATCCAGGGCGGTGTCGAGGTCGAGCTGCCCGAGGCCCGGACCCCGGCATCGGCCACCGACGAGGGACTGGTCGTGAGTGTCGATCCCGAACAACGGGTCTTCGTGGACGAGGACGTGGTGCCCTTGTCGCAGCTCGCGGTCGAGCTGCGGCGGATCCGGCCGGCGGGTACCGAGGGTCCGGTCTACCTGCGCAGTGACCAGGGTGTCCCGTACGGATTCGTGGTGCGGGTCATGGGTGAGATCAAGGAAGGGGGAGTGGACGACCTCAGCCTCGTGGTGGAACCGGCCGGCGACGACCCGGGTTGGCCTCGCTGA